Part of the Tribolium castaneum strain GA2 chromosome 4, icTriCast1.1, whole genome shotgun sequence genome is shown below.
ATATTGTTATTTGTGTGGCACTAAGTTATGATTTATGTCATTTCTATTAAATTCGCAGACATTATCATCAGCATTCCGGTTGTTCATCGATCTGTCAACTGCGTGAATCTAATTTAGAAACCAGTTTGGTCTTTTGAATTAGTCGTGCTAAAATTAGACGACAATGTTGCGAAAAAACCCGTATTGTCTTTGCAGATGTCCTGTCCAGTTCCTGCCCCAGCCTTGAAGGACCTTCCCCGAGTGGCCGGTGACCTCAAGAGCGAGCTTGAGGGCTTCAAACCGACCAACTTGAAGAATGCCGACACTCAAGAGAAAATTGTTCTTCCCTCGGCTGAAGGTAATTATTTTTCCCTCGAGTCAATATTCGCATCGATCTCAGGCCGGTCCGTGGGTGGCTAATAAAGTCAAAATGCGCCCCCGTTTTCCTCCTCCACAATTCGGTCTTCCTGTagttgttgattttttctttacacACTGCATGTAGATGTGGCTCAGGAACGCACGCATAACGCACTGATCGCAGGAGTAGAGAATTTTAAGTCTTCCTCCCTCAAACGAACAGATACCAGAGAGAAGATCGTGTTACCGAACGCCCAAGGTAAACAAACACCCGGCCCTGGATGGTTGCGGCTAACACAACCCCTGCGTTTGGCTTCTTTCACTCGCTACTAATATTTGCCCAGATTTTTGGATAAGTGGGTTTGCACCCACATTGCCAAGAGCAATACCTCACATAACGAGATTATTCACTTTCGGTGCGAATGAGTCATGGAAAAAGTGAAACAAGATtgcgttttaaatttttgctggAGGGTTTTTTCTGTTAATTACACGCCAAATGTTAAATTTGTTCAATGCAGATGTCATTACGGATCGTTTGTAAATTTGTTTCTAAAACACATCTGGCAAATGCAGCCTACATAAAACTTGTTAGAAAACAAatctaatatttattaattctcAATTTTTCATTGACCAAGCAGATAAGAGTACCACATGCAGAACGGAAACCGAACGTTAAAACACTGATAATATGTTGGTTGTTGGTAGCCAATCCAGTTTACGACCAGGATTAGAAGTTATCGACCTTTTATGGTTTAATCATTGCTAACTCTAAAACGTTCCAACTAATTCCTTATAAATCATTTCATGTAAATTTAACTCACAATTAAACTTGACCGATTTTAATGCAAGTTATTGCGTCAACAGTTAAAATATCGCACAAATATTCATGTAGCGATTTTCGATTGAAGGGTCATGGTTGGGTTATCTTCAGTCGGATTGAAAAGCTCAAAGAGGCACTGTAATTACCATTCTGTTTTCAGTCGGCTTTAGGCGGATTTCCGCTTGATAACAATATCACTAACACAGCGATTGACATGTTTGCTTACACTCCTCGATGATTTCCTAATATTGGGTTATACTTTTTAGATGTAGCGGCCGAGAAAACGGAGAAAGCTCTGATCGCCGGTATCGAGCATTTCGATCCAAGTAAACTCAAACACACCGAAACTCAGGAGAAAAATCCTCTTCCAGACAAAGACGGTGAGTTGTTTACTAATCGACCTGCTTCAAATATTTAAGAGAGCATGAGCGTACTTATTTGTTTACCTAAAtgttaattgattaatttgcATGTTTGAATAATAATTGCCTGCTTTTGCATGATAGTCGtgctacaagaaaaaaatcaccttAATCTGCTAAACGGAGTCGAACATTTCGACAAAGCCACAATGAAGCATACCACCACGGCTGAAAAGATTGTTTTACCCGATAACGAAGGTAGGTCCGCACTAGCTtgctaaaaattcaaatgcaaaATATGAGCATCAGAATTTGCCACGCCCTGTCTAGCTCGCTTTAATTTAGCGAATTGTGCGTAAAACAACCCCTTGTTGAAAAGAAATGACTCATACGTGGCCTGGAGGGACATTAATCATCACTGGACTCAATAAGTTTTTGCTGTTTGCCAGCAACTAACTTTAcgttattaatatttgaacTTACTATAACTAATGCCCCAGGAAGTTTCTGgccactttttaaattttttaattcatggCAAAGTTAGTGAGaatgtgttgtattttttgtagtgATTGAACAAGAAAAAGGCCAAAGACAGTTGATTTCCGGTATTGAAAATTTCGATAGTAGCAAACTAAAGCACGCCGAAACCTGCGAGAAAAATCCGCTACCAACTAAGGAAATAATCGATCAAGAGAAGAGTGCTTAAGCCATTTATTCCTTCAACCTCTGGCTCAATTGTAAACATgccaatttttgtattattttatacttttatatGATAAATGATACACacgtatttaaataaatgatatcaTCAAGTATGTATATGTATAATGATACCTTAGCTTTTATTCTATGAATTTTGATACTAATATTATATTCGGATTTATTTTGTACTTAGGACTTAGTTTTTAATGATAAAACGATTAATTTTGCATGAAATGGTGCTtcaataaattgtaattaaagatATCGTGTTTTTCTTCAAAGCCTTATCTCGTTTCCTGCTTATCTAGCCCCCAAGTGTTACTTACGGAGAAATCTATTTCCCCGTATATGCGTAATATCCAGTCAAAAAACGATAATTAATTTTGGGTATTTAactgtattttataaaaatttgaaatgatATGCAACTCGCTTTGCACACGTGCACACTTTCTGGTCCATTTCGAGCATTTTCGAGACGATTTCCATGAAATACCACAAAAGTACCGAAAAGTACTACTTTTTGTacgatgacaaaaaataaattttctacccCTTGTACCGGAAAGAGatagtttttcgaaaaaaaaatgtgggtGGTTCCTGATAAGGGATCAGCCATGTGTCTAGTTATTTAATGTAATAAACAATATGCATTAGTTTATCAGTTATTTTCTTGGAAATTCGTAAAcaacgtaaaaaatttaaaacctgGACACCCCTTGCTGGGCGGAGGAAGAAAAGAGGTACAGAAACAAGACAGAATAATTGTGCGCATGCTGATTACTGAGTAAAGAAgttttttagcaattttcgGAGAAACGTGGTTTGCACGTTTACGCTAACTGAAAAATTCAGTTAGAATTCACTTATTGTGAGTGCCAATTTTGCCCCAACAAGTGTTTTTGTGTCGGAATGAAGTAATagtctatatattttttgcgtTCGCTATACtttgaaacaaagaaaatgtCTAGTAGTAATAAGAAAAAGGGCAAAAACCCGGCAGCGGTGGACAATTGGTTGGACTCAATTGGCCTGTATCGAAAAAATGTTGCTTATGATGAGACTTGCCTATTTCGGGCTGTTAGTGAACAGGTAGGTGCTTAAACACagccaaaaaaaattgttgagagAGTTGTACTAGCTGTTTCAATGCCAAATCTACCACGAGAGGGTCCGTAAAGAATGCATCGATTACGGCAGACGGCACTATTACGATTTTTGGCACTTACTTGAGGATGAAAATGAGTGGTACAATCATTTAGACTTGTTAGAAAAGCATATGGTCGTTTGTGGTAATATAGAGATTCAGCTAATTAGTCACAAGTACAAGTAAGACCTCCAGTTCTATAAGTCGAGtaactaattttgaaaatgtaaattgtaGCCGCGACGTTGTTGTGTACGATGCAACACACCAAAGCGTACTTCAAGTTACTCGAAGAGGTTTAGATAAGACACTTATGCTATGCCTCATGAACGAAGACCATTACGATGTGGTTTATGAGAAGGAACACATCCAAAATGCGGGCTTTTGCCAATGTAATAATGTAACTGACTCGTTTCCCAAATGCTAAAACGTGTATTTCAGCCATTGTTTACGGTATTCTGTACGAAAATGTTTTTGATGTTCCTAATGTGCAAAATATCGTGCATGGGATGCTGTACGAGAAAGAGTTCGTAGCTTTATCATTTGCCGATGTTAGTGATAATTTTGAATCTAAACTTAGCTTGGAGAAAGAGGGGGACAAGAACACTGAAGTTGTTGTGCCACCACCAGTAAATATAGCCCCTTTTCCCTTCAAGGTGGCTAAAGCGCTTGATCCCACCATCTACAGGAACATTGAGTACGATTCCTGGACTGAAGTTAGGAGGGGTAAGTGCATTTTCATATGGTTCTTGCATTTCTAAATGAATTGgttcaaataaataatgatttaaCTCCTTTGTTCAAGCACAAGCTCTGGTTctggttcaaaaacaaaattgtataGTAACGTAATTCAACGAGTTTCCGACTTATTCCGAACAAATCTTGTGTAATACGAAACAAAttcacattaaaataaaaattgattgagtTTGCTTTGTTGTTGTAGCTACTTTTTgcttacacatgacggacgggacaaaaatcttttgtgtgtgaaaatagctcaaaaaaatattcagacaggttttaattattaaagactttaacaatattaaaaatagactgtggaaattaaaaattctcggttttgtttaacattgtagcaaatacaacattttatgtttgcgataacggacgggacagctaaagttataaagataaaaaagtcaaattaccaatttatttactttcttATTTCCATTTTGTAAACGaccagaaactagaaaaatactcttcaaaaaatattccaaCAGGTGTAGTACGtcagtattttatgttatcaCCTACAAGGCaatgtatgtaaattttagaatcct
Proteins encoded:
- the cib gene encoding thymosin beta isoform X3, translating into MSCPVPAPALKDLPRVAGDLKSELEGFKPTNLKNADTQEKIVLPSAEDVAQERTHNALIAGVENFKSSSLKRTDTREKIVLPNAQDVAAEKTEKALIAGIEHFDPSKLKHTETQEKNPLPDKDVIEQEKGQRQLISGIENFDSSKLKHAETCEKNPLPTKEIIDQEKSA
- the cib gene encoding thymosin beta isoform X4, whose product is MSCPVPAPALKDLPRVAGDLKSELEGFKPTNLKNADTQEKIVLPSAEDVAAEKTEKALIAGIEHFDPSKLKHTETQEKNPLPDKDVIEQEKGQRQLISGIENFDSSKLKHAETCEKNPLPTKEIIDQEKSA
- the cib gene encoding thymosin beta isoform X1; protein product: MSCPVPAPALKDLPRVAGDLKSELEGFKPTNLKNADTQEKIVLPSAEDVAQERTHNALIAGVENFKSSSLKRTDTREKIVLPNAQDVAAEKTEKALIAGIEHFDPSKLKHTETQEKNPLPDKDVVLQEKNHLNLLNGVEHFDKATMKHTTTAEKIVLPDNEVIEQEKGQRQLISGIENFDSSKLKHAETCEKNPLPTKEIIDQEKSA
- the cib gene encoding thymosin beta isoform X2, whose amino-acid sequence is MSCPVPAPALKDLPRVAGDLKSELEGFKPTNLKNADTQEKIVLPSAEDVAAEKTEKALIAGIEHFDPSKLKHTETQEKNPLPDKDVVLQEKNHLNLLNGVEHFDKATMKHTTTAEKIVLPDNEVIEQEKGQRQLISGIENFDSSKLKHAETCEKNPLPTKEIIDQEKSA